One Clostridia bacterium DNA segment encodes these proteins:
- a CDS encoding glutaconate CoA-transferase: MSEYTPFEMIAYTGSRVLEDEKIVFVGTGLPIIAAMHAQLTHAPNLYMIYEAGSLAPILEMGMPLSVGDTRAARKSCFLKGLCAAFELTQRGYADYAFIGGAQIDMYGNVCSTIEGNNYSRPQVRFPGSGGAGAMAANCEKTIIIMALEKRRFVKKVDFLTSIGFGDGSPDYREKAGVMGSGPYRVITNQALFGFDEETRRMKLLEVRPGLEPTDIQELVDFELIIPPDVKEMAEPTKEDLRLLREVIDPEGYFLKRVVKQ; this comes from the coding sequence ATGTCTGAATATACCCCTTTTGAAATGATTGCCTACACGGGCTCGAGGGTTCTAGAGGACGAAAAGATTGTGTTTGTGGGCACGGGCCTGCCGATCATTGCTGCCATGCACGCCCAGCTCACCCACGCCCCAAACCTCTACATGATCTACGAAGCCGGCTCGCTCGCTCCCATCCTGGAAATGGGCATGCCGCTTTCCGTAGGTGATACGCGGGCGGCCCGCAAGTCCTGCTTCTTAAAGGGCCTGTGCGCCGCGTTTGAGCTCACCCAGCGGGGCTACGCCGACTACGCCTTTATTGGCGGCGCGCAGATCGATATGTACGGCAACGTCTGCTCTACCATTGAAGGCAACAACTACAGCAGGCCGCAGGTACGCTTCCCCGGTAGCGGCGGTGCCGGGGCCATGGCGGCCAACTGTGAGAAGACAATCATCATCATGGCCTTGGAGAAGAGACGGTTTGTGAAAAAAGTGGACTTTTTGACCAGCATCGGCTTTGGGGATGGTTCGCCGGATTACAGGGAGAAGGCTGGTGTAATGGGGTCCGGCCCTTACCGGGTGATCACCAACCAGGCTCTCTTTGGTTTTGACGAGGAAACCAGGCGGATGAAGCTCTTAGAAGTGAGGCCGGGACTGGAGCCCACAGACATTCAGGAACTGGTGGACTTTGAACTCATTATCCCGCCCGACGTAAAAGAGATGGCGGAGCCGACCAAGGAAGACTTAAGACTCTTGCGGGAGGTCATTGACCCCGAAGGGTACTTCTTAAAGAGGGTAGTAAAACAGTAA
- a CDS encoding CoA transferase subunit A produces MLGSVSSKIKNVSNLQYEEKKFEFWGPTPDEARKIMINKSHALKDKRTTLKEAVAKFIKDGINLGIGGFVNTRVPVAIIHEIIRHGVRDLTLSLHSNSICPELLAGAMILDPDRVSIKRVELAWWGYEIIGIAPLLRYLTTNGMIELDDYTNYGMSARFKAAAMGIPFIPVRDHGGSDMELVNRGMMIQCPFTGKNVYLLPACHPDVGIVHVTAADMYGNARIFGAHCTCPEIAIASTYTVMTTEKIIPTENIRSYPNLTEIPYPAVDALIEQPYGAYPGACYGFYWFDMDHLGMFRSICEDFRKTGNKDALKKYYDEYIFGCETFDDFLEKVGYKTLKKVKELDGGQPIII; encoded by the coding sequence ATGTTAGGCTCTGTGAGCTCGAAAATCAAGAATGTTTCCAACTTGCAGTACGAAGAGAAAAAGTTTGAGTTCTGGGGCCCAACTCCCGATGAAGCAAGAAAAATTATGATCAACAAGTCGCACGCCCTAAAAGATAAAAGGACCACCCTCAAGGAAGCTGTAGCCAAGTTTATTAAAGACGGGATCAACCTGGGCATTGGCGGCTTTGTGAACACGAGGGTTCCGGTAGCTATCATTCATGAGATCATCCGCCACGGGGTAAGGGATCTCACCCTCTCCCTCCACTCCAACTCCATTTGCCCGGAGCTTTTGGCGGGAGCTATGATCCTCGACCCGGACAGGGTTTCCATAAAGCGCGTTGAGCTGGCCTGGTGGGGCTACGAAATTATCGGCATTGCCCCGCTCCTCCGTTACCTGACCACCAATGGCATGATTGAGCTGGATGACTACACCAACTACGGCATGTCGGCCAGGTTTAAAGCAGCGGCCATGGGCATTCCCTTTATCCCGGTGCGCGACCACGGCGGCTCGGATATGGAGCTGGTTAACCGGGGAATGATGATCCAGTGCCCGTTTACGGGTAAGAACGTCTACCTGTTGCCGGCCTGTCACCCGGATGTGGGGATTGTTCACGTCACGGCTGCCGATATGTACGGCAATGCCCGCATCTTCGGTGCCCACTGCACCTGCCCGGAAATTGCAATAGCTTCGACCTACACCGTTATGACTACTGAAAAGATCATCCCCACCGAGAACATCAGGTCGTACCCGAACCTGACGGAAATTCCTTACCCGGCCGTCGACGCCCTCATTGAGCAGCCCTACGGCGCATACCCAGGCGCCTGCTACGGCTTCTACTGGTTTGACATGGATCACTTGGGGATGTTCCGCAGTATATGCGAAGACTTCCGCAAGACCGGCAACAAGGACGCCCTCAAGAAGTACTACGACGAGTACATCTTTGGTTGTGAAACCTTTGACGACTTCCTCGAGAAAGTCGGTTACAAGACCTTAAAGAAGGTCAAGGAGCTTGACGGTGGCCAGCCCATTATCATCTAA